In Mytilus trossulus isolate FHL-02 chromosome 14, PNRI_Mtr1.1.1.hap1, whole genome shotgun sequence, a genomic segment contains:
- the LOC134696204 gene encoding uncharacterized protein LOC134696204, with the protein MDTGISSSIKDAISHEVKNAVTNLQQDILNSISSIMDSRLSSFQSNIRQSQQDISQSQMYKIEQTVTDNYSFKRKGNENQFKHECRVLSKLKEADVNLEGPDLSVDSVQTAKAKIVEGMELVKERQKLIKMADFSELGWKVVSEYVTNPIADNSEDEKKIIRAQNRAERKQKAEKSKKIVPRKAPYTREKTENTNPSWKPGRCFNCGLRGHWTDNCPDKKKISTFKTLFNLPILTNSICSNLNDTEHSSIETDGHMTVYCNNKVSFKSPLNVTVGQPSGIFSPVGQLKSKLPEWKSITSNTHILDVIENGYKIPFKTEPKSELLKNNRSSLDNPKFVKDEIRKLIEKKCISEVKERPFVVNTLTVAYNKNKPRLVLDCRHLNPHLFKFRFKYEDTENARDLFKKGDFLFSYDLKSAYHHIEITEIHRSFLGFAFVFDGIMRYFVFNVLPFGIATAGYIFTKVLREVVKHMRAEGKRVIMFLDDGLGGDNDFENCMNSSFEVKNTLERLGFLIAHEKCHWLPSQSMDWLGYTWDTIIGRVFIKEERIEKAENSIRILCREATNGRLLFSARFLASILGQIISMMIVIGDKVRLHTRYLYDCIMGRASWDAPVKMNPDALTEILFWESSLRKLNEQGVDICRVDHDFVSDFDIF; encoded by the coding sequence ATGGACACCGGAATATCTAGTTCAATTAAAGACGCCATTTCGCATGAAGTGAAGAATGCCGTTACTAACCTTCAACAAGACATATTGAATAGCATTTCTTCTATCATGGATTCCAGATTATCGTCTTTCCAATCCAACATAAGACAATCTCAACAGGACATTTCACAGTCTCAAATGTACAAAATCGAGCAGACCGTTACCGACAATTACTCATTCAAGAGAAAAGGCAATGAGAACCAGTTTAAACATGAATGCAGGGTACTTTCCAAGCTGAAAGAAGCAGACGTGAACTTAGAAGGGCCAGATTTGAGCGTCGATTCCGTACAAACAGCTAAAGCAAAGATAGTAGAAGGTATGGAATTAgttaaagaaagacaaaaactGATTAAAATGGCAGATTTCTCGGAACTGGGTTGGAAGGTTGTGAGTGAATATGTGACAAATCCTATCGCCGACAATTCGGAAGATGAGAAGAAAATAATCAGGGCACAAAACAGAGCAGAAAGAAAACAGAAAGCAGAGAAATCTAAGAAAATTGTCCCAAGAAAAGCACCATACACAAGAGAGAAGACAGAGAATACCAACCCTTCTTGGAAACCTGGCAGGTGCTTCAACTGTGGATTGAGAGGCCATTGGACGGACAATTGTCCGGATAAGAAGAAGAtaagtacttttaaaactttatttaatttgcCAATCTTGACTAATAGtatttgttcaaatttaaatgataCTGAACATAGTTCAATAGAAACTGATGGTCACATGACAGTTTATTGCAATAATAAGGTCAGTTTTAAATCGCCGTTAAATGTCACGGTTGGTCAGCCTTCAGGTATTTTCTCACCTGTTGGTCAGTTAAAATCTAAATTACCTGAATGGAAATCAATTACAAGCAATACACATATTTTGGATGTTATCGAAAACGGATACAAGATACCTTTCAAGACAGAACCAAAATCAGAATTGTTGAAGAATAACAGATCTTCACTTGATAATCCAAAATTTGTTAAAgatgaaataagaaaattaatagagaaaaaatgtatttcagaAGTAAAAGAAAGACCGTTTGTTGTAAACACTCTTACAGTTGCTTACAATAAGAACAAACCTAGGCTGGTTTTAGATTGTCGGCATTTGAACCCACATCtatttaaatttagatttaagTACGAAGATACAGAAAACGCACGAGACCTTTTTAAAAAGGGTGATTTTCTATTTAGCTATGATTTGAAATCGGCATATCACCATATTGAGATCACAGAAATACACAGGTCTTTTCTtggttttgcatttgttttcgACGGCATTATGCgttattttgtgtttaatgtATTGCCATTTGGTATTGCAACAGCCGGGTATATATTTACCAAAGTGCTAAGAGAAGTGGTCAAACACATGAGGGCAGAAGGTAAACGTGTCATCATGTTTTTAGATGACGGTCTCGGAGGGgacaatgattttgaaaattgtatgaaTAGTAGTTTTGAAGTTAAGAATACACTCGAAAGATTAGGATTTTTAATAGCTCATGAAAAATGTCATTGGTTACCTAGTCAGAGTATGGATTGGTTAGGTTACACATGGGATACCATAATAGGTAGAGTTTTTATTAAGGAAGAAAGGATTGAGAAAGCCGAAAATAGTATTCGCATATTATGCAGAGAAGCTACAAACGGTAGATTGTTATTCAGTGCTAGATTTTTAGCCAGTATTTTGGGTCAAATCATTTCCATGATGATTGTTATTGGTGACAAGGTGAGATTGCACACCAGATACTTGTATGATTGTATCATGGGACGAGCAAGTTGGGATGCTCCTGTAAAGATGAACCCAGATGCTCTTACAGAAATTTTATTCTGGGAAAGCTCGCTCAGAAAATTAAATGAGCAGGGTGTTGACATTTGCAGAGTTGATCATGATTTTGTGtcagattttgacattttttga
- the LOC134697917 gene encoding uncharacterized protein LOC134697917 → MSGVNLRRNVEAALVESGVSENCNIYNLAGKMTTFLVDSRSENTCKKYYSSFNRWKKFAIENSLNELPAEPVHVALYITKLIDEQCSPSVVNSAVYSIKWAHDINGFNDPTENSFVKYLLESAKRRNGRPVNKKDSVNNDMLIDLCSMYTDSSDLLIVRDLTMILLSYSGFLRFDEISKLRCKDVSIFEDHLKLFISHSKTDQYRQGNEILISKGISIACPVNMYLRYLSLAGLDAQSEQFIFKPIFRSKGVAKLIYKNKSISYTAAKENIVKRLKQVAPSLNLGLHSLRSGGATAAAKSNVNERCIKRHGRWKTDFSKDGYIEDTLEKRISVSQKLGL, encoded by the exons ATGTCAG GCGTGAACCTTAGACGAAACGTTGAAGCTGCTTTAGTAGAGAGTGGCGTTTCAGAGAACTGTAACATTTACAACTTAGCTGGAAAGATGACTACATTCCTTGTTGATTCGAGAAGTGAGAATACCTGTAAAAAGTACTATTCAAGTTTTAATAGATGGAAGAAATTCGCAATCgaaaacagtttaaatgaattGCCTGCCGAGCCTGTTCATGTAGCtctttacattacaaaattGATAGATGAACAATGTTCTCCAAGTGTTGTAAATTCAGCTGTATATTCAATCAAATGGGCCCATGATATTAACGGTTTTAATGATCCGACAGAAaattcatttgtaaaatatcTTTTAGAATCCGCCAAAAGACGTAATGGAAGGCCTGTAAACAAAAAGGATTCAGTTAACAATGACATGTTGATTGATTTATGCTCTATGTACACAGATAGTTCAGATTTACTTATAGTTAGGGATCTCACTATGATTTTGTTGTCTTATTCGGGTTTTCTTAGGTTCGATGAGATTAGTAAATTAAGATGCAAAGATGTTAGTATTTTCGAAGatcatttaaaactttttatttctcaTAGCAAAACGGATCAATACAGACAAGGGAATGAAATTCTTATTTCTAAAGGTATTTCTATCGCTTGTCCAGTTAACATGTATTTAAGATATTTGTCTTTAGCTGGTTTGGACGCACAATCTgaacaattcatatttaaaccTATATTTAGATCCAAAGGCGTAGCCAAACttatatataagaataaatCTATTAGCTACACTGCAGCTAAAGAAAACATTGTAAAGAGACTTAAGCAGGTAGCCCCAAGTCTAAATCTTGGTCTTCATTCTTTACGATCGGGTGGTGCAACTGCAGCTGCTAAGTCTAATGTAAATGAAAGATGCATAAAGCGACATGGGAGATGGAAGACAGATTTTTCCAAAGATGGTTATATCGAAGATACTTTAGAAAAGAGAATTTCAGTCTCACAAAAATTGGgtctttga